The window AACGATGACCGCGCCAAGATCACCACCATAATGTGGTCTATATGGCACTCCCGGAACCGGATCAAACACGGCGAAGAGGGAAGGAATCCTACGGCTACGATCAAGGCCACTAAGGAGGTGATCGCCCTTCTTCATCTACCACGGAGAGATGCGATGATTTTGCCTGGTTTCGGCAAGAGACCACCTGATGAAGGTGTTGTCAAGATCACCACGGATGTAGCCTTAAATTTGGCTGATGGCAGGGGCGGTGCGGGAGGGGTGGCTCGATCCTCTTCGGCGCTCCTGGGAGCTTGGTGCAAACCATATTTGGGTATCTCTGATCCCTTGATTATGGAGGGTTTATCACTGCGAGATGGAGTTCGGTTCGCTTCTCTTCGAGGTTTTTCACATGTGATAATGGAAACTGATTGCTTGGAGATGGTGACGCTCTGGACCAGTCACCACAATTCTCGTTCAATTGTGGCTCCTTTATTAGTAGAGATAGGAGAGCTATTTAATAATTTTACTTTCTTTgatattcagcatgtaaacaggtcagctaACGTCCCGGCGCATCTTTGTGCAAAGCGTGCTTGCACTCTGAATGTGACCGATAGCTGGCTTGAGGAGACTCCTAGCTTCTTGGTGACCAGCCTCTTGGCTGATTGTCCTGAGAATGCCTTCATATGAATAAAAAGCTCTGTGTgtttccccgcaaaaaaaagaggcATTGATAGAGAGATATGTACGTACTAGGAAAATTTGAGGACAAAATAGGGAAAGAGTACCGCTTGCGCTAGCCTTCAGGTTTTTTTACGTAGAAAAAATATGCCACGAAGCACCACAGGCACAGCACTAGCCTGCAGGCTCCTTTTTTTAGGTTCGCGATAGGCTGCCTGAACTTGCAGAAAGTGATCCCTAGACAGAAGTGGGCTGGATAATTTGAGGCCCAAGCAAGCCCAATGTGCGCCTGGTGCCCCCAGGTCGTCGGCCGAAGCTGCAACTTTTAGTACCACCTCACGGACGGAGCAGCAGCGCGGTGGGCAGAAGTCTATAAAAGGAGGGGTGGTTCCTGGTTCAGCTAATATCTTCATACATAGAGATCTTTCGGTTATTTCGGTTTAACTGAAAACCGATCGGTTTCTAACCGAAAGACCGAAGGCTATGTGATTTTTGAAATTGGAAACTGAAACTGAAACCAAAACCTGAAAAAACCGAAATTTGGTTTCGGTTTGGTTTTTTTGGTTCGGTTTTTGGTTTTTGGTTCGGTTTTGCACAGGCTGAGCTGGAAGCCCAGTATGATGGCCTCCCATGAAGAACACAAGACAAGAGACCACGCCTCAGTTCTCTAACGAGTCAAATCCGTTGTGAAATAAGGAAATGCGCGGATCAAAGCTGGTGGATCGGAAACAAGAAAGTACAATGTTCACGCACTATTTGGACCAATTTTATACTTTTCTCCACGGGCTCCTTAGATGTCTGAATACGAAGAGATTTTCCCCGTACATCAAGCATTTTAGTGTCATTCTTGACGAAAAAACAGTTTTTTAATGaatttttagtttttttagtGTTCGTAAGTAAATGTTTGCAAAGCACATCTCCTTTGGTAGCTTACAAAGGTGCGTTCATAGAAAATTAGAAAAGAATAAATCATGCATTGaattagtgtgtgtgtgtgtcttgaAAACTAGAACTGGTGCGTGTTTAATCGTATATAGATAACTATAATAAATCTATTATCAAACTAGTCTCAAACACCTCTCAACTTGGGTTTTAAAGTAGAACAGTGCATTTTGAAGACGAAACAAACATAGGGGGAGAAATCTATTTGAAAATTGGACTCAAAAAACCTCTCAAGTTCGTTTATAAAGTCGAGCAGTGCATTCCAATGATGAAACAAACATGCTGTGAGTAATCTATTAGATACTCATTCGTGAATCATAATATACGCTTCGCTGGCAACGGTTGTTGCTTAGGTGTGCTCGTCATGTGGGTCCTTAATTAACATGATGTCTTCCTTATTGTCTACAAAAACAAGTTTTGTTTGGCATCAGTGCGCGAGAAGCAATGAAGGTGGCACGCCTTCGGCTCGTTCATGTGCATGTTGTCTTAGTGCTACAATGACAGTTGACGAATAGATCAGAAGTTTTTCCCACACAAAAAACATACTATGCATGTTGTATTTGTTGACAAACTATTTATGTCCATGCATATCATTTTGATCTACAGCATAATATGGATCTCTTCTGTTCTTTTCTATTGGTAATCTAAACCACCCGTTTTATATTGGCTTATTAATATAGGATTTTTTAAAAATATGCCAATATTCAATTAAAAATATGCTTAATGAGCCTTAATTATGCCCAATATATGGGCCGTGCGGCAACATTCAAAATCCATGGGATGTTAGCATTATACATGGATGCAAGTTATTGTTGGTGTTCTCTATTGTGTTGCCTTCACATTTCATGAATAGACCGAGAAAGTGCCTTACAAAACATACTCTCTATGTAGTATTGGCAGATGAACCCTTTATGTCCATATATGTCATCTAGATCAAAAACATATTATGGATCTCAGTCGTTCTTTTCTATTAGTAATCTGAACCACGCATTTTCTATTGTATAAATGACATAATGTATTTTTATCAAAATCCCAATACTCACCCCGTAAATATCCTTAATGAGCTTTAATTATAACCAATATATAAGATATGCCCCAATTGTCAAAATCCAAGATTTCCGAGCCTATATTAGGATACAAGTAATTGCTTGCATTAATCATGGGTCCTATCGCCTAAATTCCACATGCTCCCCATGGCTCTAAATTCTGATGATCATGGCTATTCTTTGCTGAATGAGTTCGATATCTCAGTAGGAACGAAACAGCTTCCTGCCATTGATCGCCTATCGATGTTCTAAGGAAGACGACTACCGAAGTCAACGGTATTTCCTCAAACCGTTCATCAAGTAATATTTATGCAGTTTTAGTCTAATTATCCCTTGATCTTAAACTTCAAAAGTTAGGCACGGATGCTCCATGACACGTGTGATGGAATGAGTAGATACATGTAGAAAGTAGTGTTTCATCGTTTTGCTTGAGAGATGGCTAGCATCTTGCTATAAGGTAAGCTAATCTTCCAAAGGTAAAATATAGGATATAACACAGATCTGATAATATTCATAGATATGACTGTATAATTGTACATATGATGCTATTATTTATGGTTAATATGATTTCCCACACATAGTACATTTTAATATCTCGCTTCTATAATTTGTAAGAGTAGTTGGTGCTCATTTTATTGTACGTAGGTCCTCCTTATCTAAATATACCACATATATGGAATCTTTAGATAGATCCAAGTGTATGTACTTCTTTAGAAATTTTTGAAGTAATCAGCCGAAGGTAATCATGAATATACTATCGTGAAGTCAAGAAAGTATGTCAACTCCTATGGACGAATTTAAATTATTTTTAAAGTGAAGTACCATCCGACTAATGTGGGCACAGAAACCTAAATGTACTTGGAGATGTAGTGTTTTGTATGACGTTTCCTTCTATGTGGTTTCATCACTTCTACATGTTTTTTATAATATTAGTTTACTGTTGTCTTTAACTCTATATAGGGGAATAAACATTTTGTTTCATGACAACAGATCACCATGGACGGGGAGTGGGCGCAATACAACATTGTTGTGCACAATGATCTTGACCCGTTCATGACAAGTGAACATAGCCACCTATTGCAGCACGACCATGGTGATGAGACATATGGTCTACTTGGAGCCACTCCCAACGTGGGAATGATTGATAATACCAACGTTGTTGCTGGAAACCAAGGAAACAACAATGTAAAAACCTACAGTGAGCAGAGGATGGAGACAAGGCGTACCAACTATCACCGTCTCCGCAGAGAACAGATCCAACAACTTGAAGCGTACTATAATTACTCAATCATTGTTTCTTACCTATCGAAGATGATGTTTACTAATGCATTTTCATTAACGTCATCTGTAGTGTCTTCCGGGAAATCCCTTATCCTGATGAGAAACTCCGGAAGAGCCTTAGTGAGAGGCTTCGCATGAGTGCCCAACAGGTCAAGTTCTGGTTCCAAAACCATCGCAGCAACAGTAAGGTAAATACTATTCTTCTCCATGCTGAATAACATGAGATGTCACCACATGGGGACATGCAATTATGCAGATTTTTGCGGTTAAATAGTATAAACTCCAATGAAAAAATTAGCATTATTTGTCACCTGAACTCACAATGCCATGCTGAGGCTTTTTGGCGCTCTCGCTCAATGGAGAGAGAATTTTAAAAATAATAGAAAATCCAGTTTTTTAGATTCAAAAATATCTGAAGATAAGTTCATAAGTAAGTATATAGATGTGTGTAAAACCTAATTTTGAAATACGTTTTGATGTGTGTTGTACGAAAAATCATGTATGTTACTAGTGTTGAGTACATGTGCTAGACATACATTGTTTTGCTATTTTTGCGTAACCATCTCAAAAATGTATTTCACCACGTAACTTTACACAGAACTAGTATTCATCGATAGGTATATGCATATTattgtcatgatttttttaattcaaataatatgatttttgaaattttaaaattgaGACTACATGAAGCTCGAGCTCCAATAGCAAATCCTACAATGTACTACGATGTTACCTTCGTGAACATGGGGTCATACTCTTATAATAACCGCTGAAATGATGCATTCGCGATATTAATAAATACAGGGCAAGACGCAAAGGCGGGAGACCACCACTCTTCAGTTAGAGAACCAGATGCTAAAATCTGACAGGCAAGCCATCATGTCGGCTATGGAAAATAGCACTTGCCTCAAATGCAGAGGGGCGGTGGTTCAAACTCAGGACACCTCAGAGCGCCAACGCTTGTTCAAGGAGAATATGAAGCTCCAGGAGGAACTTAGGCTTGCCGCCACCCATCTTAAAGAGGGTCTCCAACAAAATGGAATGTGGCCCCGATTGACCCGCAACTAACCACACTGTCTTTGGTCGTTTCCAACGTTATCCTGTCGCATGAACGCTAGTTTTGCTTGATTCCTACGCATGCGAATAATGCATCATGTTGTGTGTGTATGTGGACGACTTGGATGCTAGTTTATTTCTTTTGTAGGCTGTCATGGTTGCTTCGTGGGATGGCATGAGATCTAGCAATCATGGCAACAATGTATGGGTTGTGGAGTGAGTGGTTTTTGGATGGCATTGCCGTGAAGCTCAGTCCAATGCCCATCTTTTTATCTTCGACTTTGTATCCAAACAGATCAAGTAGAGTCAAAATaattaaaggagaagaagaataatCAAAGCAGCATATTGAACGTCAGGCCATAATTTTCTATGTCTTCTAATATTTCTTCGCGTAAGTATTTCATTTATTGAGATACCTTTGTCAATGATCCTTTTTGGCAACGAAAAATGATATATGTGCATTGATAACGTTCCGGAGCCATTGGGGAAGTGGATCGCAATAGTCATCTACCTCACAAACTCCCCGTTATATGCACCTGTCGAGTCATGCGCGGAGCAGGATCAAGAGGACCCATAGTGAGCTACAGGTAGTGCAATATTTCGTGAAGGAGTCCATGGGGTCTTATCTAGTTTCGGATGGTCATATTGAATGTGTATACACACATTGCCAATAAAATTACACTTTGGACATATGTAGAAAGGTTACCACTAAGTTCAAAATTCTGATACTTAGCTTTGCTTATCTTACTGCAGCTGTCGACGAATCTAGTAACGACAACCCTTGTCCTTTGGGATGCACTTGTCAGAGAAGCATTGGAGGATACCAGTGTGCTTGCTGAGTAGAAAAAAAAACTGCAAGTCAATACTTGCAGCCCAGATATTGTCTTGATACTAGGTAACACAAAGGGAAATGAGATTTTATCTATCCCTCGACCTTCATGTAAATTGAGATTTGGTTTTGTCTAATGTTTAAATAAATTTCATTGTCGTACCACGTAATTGTCCTAGATGAGTTCTGAGATTTTACCACATAGGAAATAAGCCATACCGTGTGAGTTATCTGCCTAAACAAGTAATCATGTACATGCAATGCACGTAGATATTAGACAAGATAATAATTTCATTAGTCAATAGTATTAATATTAACTGCACATTGATATTAGCCGAGATATAATTACTTGATTGGCACTAACACTGATATTAGGTTGTCTATTATTAGAGGATTATGGTGTAAAACATGTTTAGCGCAAAACACGGAGGCAATAAAGACAATTGGATAGACCAGGTTGAACGCTTGAATTAGTTTGATATCCACAACTTTCCCTTTTTGTATTGGTATAGATGATGCAAGAACGAAATGTATGGCTTGCAGCAGAGCTAATTTCCATGAAATTAACGCAATCTACCCTTTCTTTTCTTACGTGAAAAAAGAATATATATAGCTATTTTGTTTCAcgtaacagaatattattctgttaccCTACTTGAACTGATGGTTTCAGGCGGTTGTACTGATGATTTTCATCTAGTTGAACTGATCGTCTTTTCGTCGGAATGAGGCGTGTAATATATCATTGGAAAGCTCTTGACATCTACATTATAAATATATAGGAATTTTTTGCAAAATCATCAAGGTTTAGGAGCAATTTTGAgaaaaaaacatttttttcaaaaccgAAAACGCGAATCGTATTTTGGACTCAATTTTCAAACGGTTAGCAAATAAGATGGCGTTGGAAAGCGAGTAAAAATCCGCATCTTCCATATATCTACTGTTTTTCCAAATTATATAGAATTTAAAAGTAATTTAAAAAACTGTGAAATTCTGAGCAAAACGTATTTTCGCGAATTTTCGCAAACGGTTTGTCAAATTTGATTTTGAACGTGATTTCTTTAAAATTTTGTcgaaatggggcaaataatatactgTTGGATAGCTATCGAAAATGCGAAACTTAGTCGTGTTGAACGTTTTCTCAAATTTGCAATCGTTGATGAGTAATTTTGAATACGGTGAGACACGTCGTGATgtttttctgtaaaaaaaacagAGTACTTGTACTGAACTATGTATGCGTCCGTACTGATTTGTTTT is drawn from Aegilops tauschii subsp. strangulata cultivar AL8/78 chromosome 1, Aet v6.0, whole genome shotgun sequence and contains these coding sequences:
- the LOC109752865 gene encoding homeobox-leucine zipper protein ROC5-like, with product MDGEWAQYNIVVHNDLDPFMTSEHSHLLQHDHGDETYGLLGATPNVGMIDNTNVVAGNQGNNNVKTYSEQRMETRRTNYHRLRREQIQQLEAVFREIPYPDEKLRKSLSERLRMSAQQVKFWFQNHRSNSKGKTQRRETTTLQLENQMLKSDRQAIMSAMENSTCLKCRGAVVQTQDTSERQRLFKENMKLQEELRLAATHLKEGLQQNGMWPRLTRN